In one window of Leifsonia sp. NPDC080035 DNA:
- a CDS encoding LysR substrate-binding domain-containing protein produces the protein MFDPILLQTFLAVADTRSFTRAAGRLGISQPTVSQHIRRLEQAAKRQLVARDTREVRLTDNGDAMAGFARTILAAHAEADSYFSGSAMRGRLRFGAADDLAITTLPRILRHFRQQNPQVNLELTVDQSAPLHRRLKAGQLDLIFIKQNPGTTEGTVVATDELVWIGHEKTVLEPDQPVPLIAYQGPSLSRQITIDALEAAGRTWRITCNTREVNGVLAAVRAGIGVAVFPRSLIPTDLIKVTNRFALPDLGHVDFTLLSNPSAAREPVDALTTAILARAVTRVP, from the coding sequence GTGTTCGATCCCATCCTGCTGCAGACCTTCCTGGCCGTCGCCGACACCCGCAGCTTCACGCGCGCCGCCGGACGTCTCGGCATCAGCCAGCCGACCGTGAGCCAGCACATCCGCCGGCTCGAGCAGGCCGCCAAGCGACAGCTCGTCGCCCGCGACACCCGCGAGGTGCGGCTGACCGACAACGGGGATGCGATGGCCGGGTTCGCGCGCACGATCCTCGCCGCCCACGCGGAGGCCGACAGCTATTTCAGCGGCTCGGCGATGCGCGGGCGGCTGCGCTTCGGTGCGGCGGACGACCTCGCCATCACCACACTGCCGCGGATCCTCCGGCACTTCCGCCAGCAGAACCCGCAGGTGAACCTCGAGCTCACGGTCGACCAGTCCGCGCCCCTGCACCGCCGGCTCAAGGCGGGGCAGCTCGACCTGATCTTCATCAAGCAGAACCCCGGCACCACCGAGGGGACCGTCGTCGCCACCGACGAGCTGGTCTGGATCGGCCACGAGAAGACGGTGCTCGAGCCCGACCAGCCGGTGCCGCTGATCGCGTATCAGGGGCCGAGCCTGAGCCGCCAGATCACGATCGACGCGCTGGAGGCGGCGGGCCGCACGTGGCGGATCACCTGCAACACCCGGGAGGTGAACGGGGTGCTCGCCGCTGTGCGCGCGGGCATCGGCGTCGCGGTGTTCCCGCGCTCTCTCATCCCGACGGACCTGATCAAGGTCACCAACCGCTTCGCGCTTCCCGACCTCGGGCATGTCGACTTCACACTGCTGTCCAACCCGTCGGCGGCGCGCGAGCCGGTCGACGCGCTGACCACGGCGATCCTGGCGCGGGCGGTGACGCGCGTCCCCTGA
- a CDS encoding MFS transporter yields the protein MPVLSARPPWRETFVSLRVPNYRRFAASNLVANTAVWMQRIAMDWLVLQLSGSVAAVGVTVFMQFTPMLLFGLWGGVIADRYSKQKLLIATQSAAAVLAAVLAVLTLTDAVQVWHVYLISFVLGLVTVVDNPARQVFVNELVGPRYLRNAISLNSSIFQLGGLIGPALGGILITAVGGGWSFAINSVACLAVVGALLSLRRHELHHSPAAPRRKGQLTEGMRYVRRKPVIFWTVVMVAVLAVFAFNMPVFLAAYANDVYRVGAQGYGMFNALVAAGALAGALASTRRTSVRLSMVVGTAAALGVVQALAGLAPGEIAFSVLLVGIGIGNLLFITAANSLVQMSSNVQIRGRVISLYILVLLGGQALGGPLMGWVVELAGPHVAMAISGIVPAVAAVVVAVLIARHASLRLRFGLRGRRPVIAIVNRAGKSGATL from the coding sequence ATGCCCGTCCTCAGCGCCCGGCCGCCGTGGCGTGAGACCTTCGTCTCGCTGCGCGTGCCGAATTACCGCCGCTTCGCCGCCAGCAACCTCGTCGCCAACACGGCGGTGTGGATGCAGCGGATCGCGATGGACTGGCTGGTGCTGCAGCTCTCCGGGAGCGTGGCGGCGGTCGGCGTCACCGTGTTCATGCAGTTCACCCCGATGCTCCTGTTCGGGCTCTGGGGCGGCGTCATCGCCGACCGCTACTCGAAGCAGAAGCTGCTGATCGCCACCCAGAGCGCGGCGGCCGTCCTCGCGGCCGTCCTCGCGGTGCTCACGCTCACGGACGCGGTGCAGGTGTGGCACGTCTACCTGATCTCGTTCGTGCTCGGCCTCGTAACCGTCGTCGACAACCCGGCCAGGCAGGTCTTCGTCAACGAGCTCGTCGGCCCGCGGTACCTGCGGAACGCGATCAGCCTCAACTCCTCCATCTTCCAGCTCGGCGGCCTCATCGGGCCGGCGCTCGGCGGCATCCTGATCACGGCGGTGGGCGGCGGCTGGTCGTTCGCCATCAACTCGGTGGCCTGCCTCGCCGTGGTCGGGGCACTGCTCTCGCTGCGCCGCCACGAGCTGCACCACTCCCCCGCGGCGCCGCGGCGCAAGGGACAGCTGACCGAGGGGATGCGCTACGTGCGGCGCAAGCCGGTCATCTTCTGGACGGTCGTGATGGTCGCGGTGCTCGCGGTGTTCGCCTTCAACATGCCGGTCTTCCTCGCCGCCTACGCCAACGATGTGTACCGGGTGGGCGCGCAGGGCTACGGGATGTTCAACGCGCTGGTCGCGGCGGGAGCGCTCGCCGGTGCCCTCGCATCCACCCGGCGCACGTCCGTGCGGCTGTCGATGGTGGTCGGCACGGCGGCGGCCCTCGGCGTCGTCCAGGCGCTCGCCGGCCTCGCCCCTGGCGAGATCGCGTTCAGCGTGCTGCTGGTGGGCATCGGCATCGGCAACCTGCTCTTCATCACCGCCGCGAATTCGCTGGTGCAGATGTCGTCGAACGTGCAGATCCGGGGACGGGTGATCTCGCTCTACATCCTGGTGCTGCTCGGAGGCCAGGCCCTCGGCGGCCCGCTGATGGGCTGGGTGGTCGAGCTGGCCGGACCGCACGTGGCGATGGCGATCTCCGGGATCGTGCCCGCCGTCGCCGCGGTCGTGGTCGCCGTCCTGATCGCCCGGCACGCCAGCCTGCGGCTCCGGTTCGGGCTGCGCGGCCGGCGCCCGGTGATCGCGATCGTGAACCGCGCGGGCAAGTCCGGCGCCACCCTGTGA
- the orn gene encoding oligoribonuclease, which yields MATSSDRLVWIDCEMTGLDLEVDELVEIAVVITDFDLNVLDPGLSIVIKPDASAFENMSDFVREMHTTSGLIEEIPNGKSLAEAEYEVLEYVLKFAPGTRTAPLAGNTIGTDRMFLAKYMPRLDNHLHYRNVDVSSIKELARRWYPRIYFNAPAKNGGHRALADILESIRELDYYRKAAFVAEPGPTTEETQAAATDVVEKWAARMY from the coding sequence ATGGCTACCTCCTCGGATCGTCTGGTCTGGATCGACTGCGAGATGACCGGACTCGACCTCGAGGTCGACGAGCTGGTCGAGATCGCCGTCGTGATCACGGACTTCGACCTGAACGTGCTCGACCCCGGACTCAGCATCGTCATCAAGCCGGACGCGTCGGCGTTCGAGAACATGAGCGACTTCGTCCGCGAGATGCACACCACCTCGGGACTGATCGAGGAGATCCCGAACGGCAAGAGTCTCGCCGAGGCCGAGTACGAGGTGCTCGAGTACGTGCTGAAGTTCGCGCCGGGCACCCGCACGGCACCGCTGGCCGGCAACACCATCGGCACCGACAGGATGTTCCTCGCCAAGTACATGCCGCGTCTCGACAACCACCTGCACTACCGCAACGTCGACGTGTCCTCCATCAAGGAGCTCGCCCGCCGCTGGTACCCGCGCATCTACTTCAACGCCCCCGCGAAGAACGGCGGGCACCGCGCCCTCGCGGACATCCTGGAGTCCATCCGCGAACTGGACTACTACCGCAAGGCCGCGTTCGTCGCCGAGCCCGGACCCACCACCGAGGAGACTCAGGCCGCCGCCACCGACGTGGTGGAAAAATGGGCCGCTCGGATGTACTAG
- a CDS encoding cation:proton antiporter — MEHAVGTIVLVPLLAVGAALLTSAVGRVAKIPLVVFEIVLGLIAGPSVLGWIPTSDALDSVANFGLAFLFFMAGNEIDFAAIRGRPVRTASLGWLISLVLGVLIGVLLAPSAVAGVYVGIALCSTALGTLMPMLRDAGELKSPFGRAVTAVGAVGEFGPLLAISLFLSGRKPLAAALVLIGFAVIAGAAIWFASRGPHEGFHRLVRATLHTSGQFAIRFVVLVIAGLVGLSIAFGLDMLLGAFAAGVLCRVLLSGAAEPDARLIETKLEAVAFGVLVPVFFINTGITFDLRALLGDPHALLLLPVFLVLLLVVRGLPGSLATPRGSTFADRASMTLFSATGLPIIVAVTNIGLREHDLSAGTATALVGAGMLSVLLFPLIALVLRRRSADGGLRPPDPDRVPIVG; from the coding sequence ATGGAGCACGCTGTCGGCACCATCGTCCTGGTCCCGCTGCTCGCCGTCGGCGCCGCACTGCTGACCTCTGCGGTGGGCAGGGTCGCGAAGATACCGCTGGTCGTCTTCGAGATCGTCCTGGGGCTGATCGCCGGGCCGAGCGTCCTCGGCTGGATCCCCACCTCCGACGCGCTGGACAGCGTCGCGAACTTCGGCCTCGCCTTCCTGTTCTTCATGGCGGGGAACGAGATCGACTTCGCCGCCATCCGCGGCAGGCCGGTGCGGACCGCCTCGCTCGGCTGGCTGATCTCGCTCGTGCTCGGCGTGCTGATCGGGGTGCTCCTCGCGCCGTCGGCGGTCGCGGGCGTCTACGTCGGCATCGCACTGTGCTCCACCGCGCTCGGCACCCTCATGCCGATGCTCCGGGATGCCGGCGAGCTGAAGTCGCCGTTCGGCCGCGCCGTCACCGCCGTCGGGGCGGTCGGCGAGTTCGGGCCGCTGCTGGCGATCTCGCTGTTCCTGAGCGGTCGCAAGCCGCTCGCCGCGGCGCTCGTCCTCATCGGCTTCGCCGTGATCGCGGGGGCCGCGATCTGGTTCGCCTCGCGGGGACCGCACGAGGGCTTCCATCGGCTGGTCCGCGCGACGCTGCACACCAGCGGGCAGTTCGCGATCCGCTTCGTTGTGCTCGTGATCGCCGGCCTCGTGGGGCTCAGCATCGCCTTCGGCCTGGACATGCTGCTCGGCGCGTTCGCCGCCGGAGTCCTCTGCCGGGTCCTGCTCTCGGGGGCGGCGGAGCCGGACGCCCGCCTGATCGAGACGAAGCTGGAGGCGGTCGCGTTCGGGGTGCTCGTGCCGGTGTTCTTCATCAACACCGGCATCACGTTCGACCTGCGCGCGCTGCTCGGAGACCCGCACGCTCTGCTGCTGCTCCCGGTGTTCCTGGTGCTCCTCCTGGTGGTGCGCGGCCTCCCCGGCTCCCTCGCCACCCCGCGCGGATCGACGTTCGCGGACCGCGCATCCATGACGCTGTTCAGCGCGACCGGGCTGCCGATCATCGTCGCGGTGACCAACATCGGCCTCAGGGAGCACGACCTGAGCGCAGGCACGGCGACCGCGCTGGTCGGGGCAGGGATGCTCTCGGTCCTGCTGTTCCCGCTGATCGCCCTGGTGCTGCGCCGCCGATCCGCCGACGGCGGGCTGCGTCCACCGGATCCCGATCGCGTCCCGATCGTCGGCTGA
- a CDS encoding DUF3995 domain-containing protein, protein MKSPSSPRLLRSARIVAGAGIGAVGLLHLVWATGSSWPSRDADALAEAVLGGSAVRMPASACVVVGAPALVAAAATAGAGGERGLARLTRYAAAGALLGRAAAGGVVAARMLGLGNPGTRFQRLDAIVYRPLCLLLGVAALVSARGADRA, encoded by the coding sequence ATGAAATCCCCATCGAGCCCGCGACTGCTCCGCTCTGCGCGGATCGTCGCGGGAGCGGGAATCGGAGCGGTCGGGCTCCTGCACCTGGTATGGGCGACGGGGTCGTCGTGGCCTTCGCGTGATGCGGACGCCCTCGCGGAGGCGGTCCTCGGCGGGTCGGCGGTCCGGATGCCCGCGTCGGCCTGCGTCGTCGTCGGCGCACCGGCACTCGTCGCGGCGGCCGCGACGGCGGGAGCCGGGGGAGAGCGCGGGCTCGCGCGACTGACGCGGTACGCGGCGGCCGGGGCGTTGCTGGGGCGTGCAGCAGCCGGCGGGGTCGTCGCCGCACGGATGCTCGGTCTCGGGAACCCGGGGACGCGGTTCCAGCGCCTGGACGCCATCGTCTACCGGCCGCTCTGCCTCCTGCTCGGAGTCGCCGCGCTCGTGAGCGCTCGCGGCGCTGATCGCGCCTAG
- the msrA gene encoding peptide-methionine (S)-S-oxide reductase MsrA has product MQTFVLAGGCFWCLDAVYRVLRGVQDVVSGYTGGTTVEPSYEEVCTGTTGHAEAVAVTFDPEVVPPSVILDVFFTLHDPRQLNRQGNDVGTQYRSAMFFDGDEQKALFEAARDRAAEYWDGGIVTTIEPLGPFYRAEEYHQDFFAKNPGQGYCLAVALPKVNKIRASYAEYVTAA; this is encoded by the coding sequence ATGCAGACTTTCGTCCTCGCCGGCGGGTGCTTCTGGTGCCTCGACGCGGTCTACCGGGTGCTGCGCGGCGTGCAGGACGTCGTGTCCGGCTACACCGGTGGCACGACCGTCGAACCGAGCTACGAGGAGGTCTGCACCGGGACGACGGGTCACGCGGAGGCGGTGGCGGTCACCTTCGACCCCGAGGTCGTCCCGCCGAGCGTCATCCTCGACGTGTTCTTCACACTCCACGATCCGCGCCAGCTGAATCGGCAGGGCAACGACGTCGGCACCCAGTACCGATCGGCGATGTTCTTCGACGGCGACGAGCAGAAGGCGCTCTTCGAGGCGGCGCGCGATCGGGCAGCGGAGTACTGGGACGGCGGGATCGTCACGACGATCGAGCCGCTCGGCCCGTTCTATCGCGCCGAGGAGTACCACCAGGACTTCTTCGCCAAGAACCCCGGCCAGGGCTACTGCCTGGCGGTCGCGCTGCCCAAGGTGAACAAGATCCGGGCGTCGTACGCGGAGTACGTCACCGCCGCCTGA
- the ettA gene encoding energy-dependent translational throttle protein EttA, with product MAEYIYSMVRARKAVGDKVILDDVTMSFLPGAKIGVVGPNGAGKSTILKIMAGLDTPSNGEAKLSPGYTVGILMQEPQLDENKTVLENVQEGVGDIKQKVDRFNEISGLLADPDADFDTLLAEMGTLQEQIDAADAWDLDSQLEQAMDALRCPPGEWPVNTLSGGEKRRVALCKLLLQKPDLLLLDEPTNHLDAESVLWLEQHLAKYHGAVLAVTHDRYFLDHVAEWIAEVDRGHLYPYEGNYSTYLEKKRERLEIQGKKDAKLAKRLSEELDWVRSNSKGRQAKSKARLARYEEMAAEAERTRKLDFEEIQIPPGPRLGQVVIEAKNLEKGFGDRRLIDGLSFTLPRNGIVGVIGPNGVGKTTLFKTIVGLEPLDGGDLKVGETVQISYVDQTRGGIDPNKNVWEVVSDGLDYIQVGKTEVPSRAYVSTFGFKGPDQQKKSGVLSGGERNRLNLALTLKQGGNLLLLDEPTNDLDVETLSSLENALLEFPGCAVVITHDRWFLDRIATHILAYEGTDENPADWYWFEGNFEAYEENKVMRLGPDAAKPHRSAYRKLTRD from the coding sequence GTGGCCGAATACATTTACTCGATGGTCCGCGCCCGCAAGGCGGTCGGAGACAAGGTCATCCTGGACGACGTCACGATGTCGTTCCTGCCCGGCGCGAAGATCGGCGTCGTCGGGCCGAACGGTGCAGGTAAGTCGACGATCCTGAAGATCATGGCGGGCCTGGACACCCCCTCCAACGGCGAAGCCAAGCTGAGCCCCGGCTACACCGTCGGCATCCTCATGCAGGAGCCGCAGCTGGATGAGAACAAGACCGTCCTCGAGAATGTGCAGGAGGGGGTCGGCGACATCAAGCAGAAGGTCGACCGCTTCAACGAGATCTCCGGTCTGCTGGCGGATCCCGACGCGGACTTCGATACCCTGCTCGCCGAGATGGGCACCCTTCAGGAGCAGATCGACGCCGCCGACGCATGGGACCTCGACTCGCAGCTCGAGCAGGCGATGGACGCCCTGCGCTGCCCGCCGGGCGAATGGCCGGTGAACACCCTCTCCGGTGGTGAGAAGCGTCGCGTCGCGCTCTGCAAGCTGCTGCTGCAGAAGCCGGACCTGCTGCTCCTCGACGAACCGACCAACCACCTCGACGCCGAGAGCGTGCTCTGGCTCGAGCAGCACCTCGCCAAGTACCACGGCGCCGTGCTCGCCGTCACGCACGACCGGTACTTCCTCGACCACGTCGCCGAGTGGATCGCCGAGGTCGACCGCGGCCACCTCTACCCGTACGAGGGCAACTACTCGACCTACCTGGAGAAGAAGCGCGAGCGCCTCGAGATCCAGGGCAAGAAGGACGCGAAGCTCGCCAAGCGCCTCTCCGAGGAGCTCGACTGGGTGCGCAGCAACTCCAAGGGCCGCCAGGCCAAGTCGAAGGCGCGTCTGGCTCGCTACGAAGAGATGGCCGCAGAGGCGGAGCGCACCAGGAAGCTCGACTTCGAGGAGATCCAGATCCCGCCGGGGCCGCGTCTCGGCCAGGTCGTCATCGAGGCGAAGAACCTCGAGAAGGGCTTCGGCGACCGCAGGCTGATCGACGGGCTGAGCTTCACGCTTCCCCGCAACGGCATCGTCGGCGTCATCGGCCCGAACGGCGTCGGCAAGACCACCCTGTTCAAGACGATCGTCGGGCTCGAACCGCTCGACGGCGGCGACCTCAAGGTCGGCGAGACCGTGCAGATCTCCTACGTCGACCAGACCCGCGGCGGCATCGACCCGAACAAGAACGTCTGGGAGGTCGTGTCCGACGGGCTCGACTACATCCAGGTGGGCAAGACCGAGGTCCCCTCGCGCGCCTACGTCTCCACGTTCGGGTTCAAGGGCCCCGACCAGCAGAAGAAGTCGGGCGTGCTCTCCGGCGGCGAGCGCAACCGGCTGAACCTGGCGCTCACCCTGAAGCAGGGCGGGAACCTCCTGCTCCTCGACGAGCCGACCAACGACCTCGACGTCGAGACGCTCTCGAGTCTCGAGAACGCGCTGCTCGAGTTCCCCGGCTGCGCCGTCGTGATCACCCACGACCGGTGGTTCCTCGACCGCATCGCCACGCACATCCTCGCGTACGAGGGCACGGACGAGAACCCCGCCGACTGGTACTGGTTCGAGGGCAACTTCGAGGCGTACGAGGAGAACAAGGTGATGCGCCTCGGGCCGGACGCCGCGAAGCCGCACCGCTCCGCGTACCGCAAGCTGACCCGCGACTAG
- a CDS encoding thioesterase family protein — protein MRLHVPIKLRWSDLDAYGHVNNAAMLRLLEEARIEAFWAPDDAVGTGEAVGGTTAVLDGRPGADTLTLIARQEIEYLAPIPYLRQPLDVQLWLGRLGGASLEVCYEVWSPEGAEPETMFSRAATTIVLVDAASQRPRRINERERAAWTPYLDDPVQFTKRG, from the coding sequence ATGCGACTGCACGTCCCGATCAAGCTCCGCTGGAGCGACCTGGATGCGTACGGTCACGTCAACAACGCCGCGATGCTGCGCCTCCTCGAGGAGGCGCGCATCGAGGCGTTCTGGGCGCCGGACGACGCCGTCGGCACCGGGGAGGCGGTCGGCGGCACGACCGCCGTCCTGGACGGCCGCCCTGGCGCGGACACGCTGACGCTGATCGCGCGCCAGGAGATCGAGTACCTCGCGCCCATCCCGTACCTGCGGCAGCCGCTCGACGTGCAGCTCTGGCTCGGGCGGCTCGGCGGCGCGAGCCTCGAGGTCTGCTACGAGGTCTGGTCGCCGGAGGGCGCCGAGCCGGAGACGATGTTCTCCCGGGCGGCGACGACGATCGTCCTCGTCGATGCGGCCTCGCAGAGGCCCCGGCGCATCAACGAGCGCGAGCGCGCAGCGTGGACGCCGTACCTCGACGACCCCGTCCAGTTCACCAAACGGGGCTGA
- a CDS encoding Rieske (2Fe-2S) protein produces the protein MTEPTPITRRTVVQLGGATAAGAGALLLAACTPAGSGQGSGDAGGSGGSATVELSSIPVGGAVSASLGSTPIVVSQPSAGEVVAFSAVCTHQGCTVAPQGKEFDCPCHGSKFDAATGDVLNGPARDPLKKLKAAVSGGTVTVTE, from the coding sequence ATGACCGAACCCACTCCGATCACGAGGCGCACGGTCGTCCAGCTCGGCGGCGCGACCGCCGCCGGGGCGGGCGCTCTGCTGCTCGCGGCCTGCACGCCGGCCGGATCCGGCCAGGGCTCGGGCGATGCCGGGGGCTCCGGGGGCTCGGCAACGGTCGAGCTGTCGTCGATCCCGGTCGGCGGCGCCGTCTCCGCCTCGCTCGGGTCGACGCCGATCGTGGTGTCGCAGCCGTCGGCGGGCGAGGTCGTGGCGTTCAGCGCCGTGTGCACGCACCAGGGCTGCACCGTGGCGCCCCAGGGCAAGGAGTTCGACTGCCCGTGTCATGGCTCGAAGTTCGACGCGGCCACCGGCGACGTGCTGAACGGGCCGGCCCGGGATCCGCTGAAGAAGCTGAAGGCCGCCGTTTCCGGCGGGACGGTCACCGTCACCGAGTAG
- a CDS encoding thioredoxin family protein, which yields MDATPAVGRPVTGAVGLTLYTSAFCEPCMQTRAVLAEASRLVPGLTVTERDVAREQERAEADGIHSTPTVIVAGADGDEVFRAVGVPTLNQVLVALAKAV from the coding sequence GTGGATGCGACACCCGCCGTTGGCCGCCCCGTCACCGGAGCGGTCGGCCTGACCCTGTACACCTCGGCGTTCTGCGAGCCGTGCATGCAGACGCGCGCCGTACTCGCCGAGGCGTCCCGTCTCGTCCCCGGGCTCACGGTGACGGAGCGCGATGTCGCGCGCGAGCAGGAGCGGGCGGAGGCCGACGGCATCCACTCGACGCCGACCGTGATCGTGGCGGGCGCCGACGGTGACGAAGTCTTCCGAGCGGTCGGCGTGCCGACCCTCAACCAGGTCCTGGTCGCGCTCGCGAAGGCCGTCTGA
- a CDS encoding SGNH/GDSL hydrolase family protein codes for MSRTSYSRYVALGDSLTEGLCDPTPGRAGDWLGWADRLAGILDGDARLAGHGLEFANLAVRGRRISDVVGEQIPHALTLRPDLVSVLIGGNDLMSPSADPDVLADRLASGVARLRAGGATVLLANLFDPQFAFFLKPFRGRAAVFNANVWSIARDHGAVVLDVWGVREFQDPGMWAADRVHLSSRGHRLLASHAAHTLGVPYAEITTSAAAEPAPDAPDDLPFRTWLRVHALPWAARRLRHISAGDGLGPKLPEPAPVSVRPRIVGGPH; via the coding sequence GTGAGCCGAACCAGCTACTCCCGGTATGTCGCCCTCGGGGATTCGCTCACCGAGGGGCTGTGCGATCCGACGCCCGGGCGCGCGGGCGACTGGCTGGGCTGGGCCGACCGCCTGGCCGGCATCCTCGACGGCGACGCCCGGCTCGCCGGCCACGGCCTCGAGTTCGCGAACCTCGCCGTCCGCGGGCGCCGGATCTCGGACGTGGTCGGCGAACAGATCCCGCACGCGCTCACCCTCCGGCCCGACCTGGTGTCCGTGCTCATCGGCGGCAACGACCTGATGAGCCCGTCCGCCGATCCCGATGTCCTCGCCGACCGGCTCGCCTCCGGCGTCGCCCGGCTGCGGGCCGGAGGCGCTACGGTGCTCCTGGCCAACCTGTTCGATCCCCAGTTCGCCTTCTTCCTCAAGCCGTTCCGCGGCCGCGCCGCCGTCTTCAACGCCAACGTGTGGAGCATCGCGCGCGACCACGGAGCGGTCGTGCTCGATGTGTGGGGCGTCCGGGAGTTCCAGGATCCCGGGATGTGGGCCGCCGACCGCGTGCACCTCAGCTCCCGCGGCCACCGGCTGCTCGCGAGCCATGCCGCGCACACCCTCGGCGTCCCGTACGCGGAGATCACCACGTCGGCGGCGGCCGAGCCCGCCCCCGACGCGCCGGACGACCTGCCGTTCCGCACCTGGCTGCGCGTCCACGCCCTGCCCTGGGCGGCCCGGCGGCTCCGGCACATCTCCGCGGGCGACGGACTCGGCCCCAAGCTCCCCGAGCCCGCGCCCGTGAGCGTCCGGCCGCGGATCGTCGGAGGGCCGCACTAG
- the nadE gene encoding ammonia-dependent NAD(+) synthetase, with amino-acid sequence MRELQARIIDELNVSATIDPAAEVEKRTDFLVQYVKATGASGFVLGISGGQDSSLAGRLCQLAVERLAEQGVDAEFIAVRLPYAVQHDEEDAQLALSFIRPQRAVTFNIQRGVDGVVAEYTDAIGDAMTDFTKGNVKARVRMVAQYAIAGQRRLLVVGTDHAAEAVTGFYTKYGDGGADVLPLSGLTKRQGRALLEHLDAPSRLYEKLPTADLLDHDPGQTDEANLGLSYRDIDTFLEGGDVAEEVATAIETRYLATEHKRRVPATMFDAWWRTRGDYTD; translated from the coding sequence ATGCGAGAACTCCAGGCCAGAATCATCGACGAACTGAACGTCTCCGCCACCATCGACCCGGCGGCCGAGGTGGAGAAGCGGACGGACTTCCTCGTGCAGTACGTGAAGGCGACGGGGGCGTCCGGGTTCGTGCTCGGCATCAGCGGCGGTCAGGACTCATCCCTCGCCGGCCGGCTCTGCCAGCTCGCTGTCGAGCGGCTGGCCGAGCAGGGCGTGGACGCGGAGTTCATCGCCGTTCGGCTGCCGTACGCGGTGCAGCACGACGAGGAGGATGCGCAGCTCGCGCTCTCGTTCATCCGTCCGCAGCGCGCCGTGACCTTCAACATCCAGCGCGGTGTCGACGGCGTGGTCGCCGAATACACGGATGCCATCGGGGATGCGATGACCGACTTCACCAAGGGCAACGTGAAGGCCCGCGTGCGGATGGTGGCGCAGTACGCGATCGCGGGCCAGCGCCGCCTCCTCGTGGTCGGCACCGATCATGCGGCCGAGGCGGTCACGGGCTTCTACACCAAGTACGGCGACGGCGGTGCGGATGTGCTCCCGCTGAGCGGCCTGACCAAGCGCCAGGGGCGCGCCCTGCTCGAGCACCTGGACGCGCCGTCCCGGCTCTACGAGAAGCTGCCGACGGCGGACCTGCTCGATCACGACCCCGGGCAGACGGACGAGGCGAACCTCGGGCTCAGCTACCGGGACATCGACACCTTCCTCGAGGGCGGCGATGTCGCGGAGGAGGTCGCGACGGCGATCGAGACGCGGTATCTCGCGACCGAGCACAAGCGCCGGGTGCCCGCGACCATGTTCGACGCGTGGTGGCGCACCCGCGGCGACTACACCGACTGA
- a CDS encoding single-stranded DNA-binding protein, whose amino-acid sequence MTESVAVRGVIATDPRHLVTQAGVAITSFRLVSTRRRFNRDTGTWEDAERNWYTVSSFRRLALSAAGCLAKGDPVLVTGRLAIREWMGEHRGITAEIEADSIGHDLSWGSSTFTRSPRAGSGTDPVSDGVSESGGDPGSDAGPDAVEDPGPQLPHDSPGAAP is encoded by the coding sequence ATGACCGAGTCGGTGGCCGTTCGCGGCGTCATCGCGACAGATCCGCGCCACCTCGTCACGCAAGCCGGGGTGGCGATCACGAGCTTCCGCCTGGTGAGCACGCGAAGGCGGTTCAACAGGGACACCGGCACGTGGGAGGACGCCGAGCGCAACTGGTACACGGTGAGCTCCTTCCGGCGTCTGGCCCTGAGCGCCGCCGGCTGTCTGGCGAAGGGCGACCCGGTGCTGGTCACTGGGCGGCTCGCCATCCGGGAGTGGATGGGCGAACACCGGGGCATCACGGCCGAGATCGAGGCGGACAGCATCGGCCACGACCTGAGCTGGGGGAGCAGCACCTTTACGCGTTCGCCGCGGGCGGGCTCGGGCACGGACCCGGTGAGCGATGGGGTGAGCGAATCGGGCGGCGATCCTGGGAGCGATGCGGGGCCGGATGCCGTGGAGGATCCCGGGCCGCAGCTTCCCCATGATTCTCCAGGAGCCGCCCCCTAG